Part of the Kordiimonas pumila genome is shown below.
CACCGCATAAACATAATCGGCCACTGCTTGAATGTCTGCGGTGTCCATAAAGCTGCCAAAAGCAGGCATTTCATTAAACCGGGCTTCATCGTGACCAGACCTGACACCATACCGCAGTGTCTGTTCAATCGCATCAATATCACCGCCCCACAGCCAATCGTCATCATTCAGGTTCGGGTACCCACTAGCACCCGCACCGCCTGTACCGTGGCACGTAGCACAGTTATCACCGAACGCTGCCTTACCGCCTGCAAGCGCAAAAGCATACAGGCTTGGGTCTTCTTTAATCTCGGCATACGACGCCTGATCAAACCGACCTTGATAAACAGCTTTACGGGCCACAATCTCTGCCTGAGCTTCTTTCAACTGTTTGTACTGGGTCCAGCCCTGTGAGCCTTCTGTACCACCCCGTTCACCATCGCCAGACAGCGTTGGCCACGCCGGATAGACAACCCAGTACCCTAT
Proteins encoded:
- the ccoP gene encoding cytochrome-c oxidase, cbb3-type subunit III; protein product: MTKKQNEIDKISGVQTTGHEWDGIKELDNPMPRWWLIVFYLCIIWAIGYWVVYPAWPTLSGDGERGGTEGSQGWTQYKQLKEAQAEIVARKAVYQGRFDQASYAEIKEDPSLYAFALAGGKAAFGDNCATCHGTGGAGASGYPNLNDDDWLWGGDIDAIEQTLRYGVRSGHDEARFNEMPAFGSFMDTADIQAVADYVYAVAHGEALPEAGEAIFDEQCSVCHGSAGVGVQELGGPKLADAIWLYGGSKSDIVAQIRNPKHGIMPAWDGRLSDSTIRQLTVYVHSLGGGE